The following coding sequences are from one Poecile atricapillus isolate bPoeAtr1 chromosome 28, bPoeAtr1.hap1, whole genome shotgun sequence window:
- the LOC131589451 gene encoding uncharacterized transmembrane protein DDB_G0289901-like, producing MENWEGSSRGWEFQGELGIRDCPWKTGKEPQEGGNSRGNRDQGLSMENWERASGGWEFQGKSGSGIVHKSNGGWEFQGEFRIRDYPWKTGKDFQEGGNSSENLGSGIIHKNKGGWEFQGKSGSGIVHKNNRGWEFQGEFGIRDCPWKTGREPQEGGNSSENLGSGIIHGKLGRIFRRMGIPVRTRDQGLSMENWETASGGWEFQGKSGAAPGGTQDQGLSMENWEGSSGGWEFQGEFGIRDCPWKTGREPQEDGNSSENLGSGIIHKNKGGWEFQGKSGSGIVQGKLGKSLRRVGIPGENLEQLQGLFGIRDHPGKMGVSGRVGIPGGTQDQGSSRKIPFPPIPRNL from the exons atggaaaactgggaaggaTCTTCAAGagggtgggaattccagggggaacttgggatcagggattgtccatggaaaactgggaaagagcCTCAGGagggtgggaattccaggggaaatCGGGATCAGGGATTGtccatggaaaactgggaaagagcCTCAGGagggtgggaattccaggggaaatCGGGATCAGGGATTGTCCATAAAAGTAATGGggggtgggaattccagggggaaTTCAGGATCAGGGATTAtccatggaaaactgggaaggaTTTTCAGGAGGGTGGGAATTCCAGTGAGAACTTGGGATCAGGGATCATCCATAAAAATAAGGGagggtgggaattccaggggaaatCAGGATCAGGGATTGTCCATAAAAATAACAGagggtgggaattccagggggaaTTCGGGATCAGGGATTGTCCATGGAAAACTGGGAGAGAGCCTCAGGAGGGTGGGAATTCCAGTGAGAACTTGGGATCAGGGATTAtccatggaaaactgggaaggaTCTTCAGGAGGATGGGAATTCCAGTGAGAACTCGGGATCAGGGATTGtccatggaaaactgggaaacaGCCTCAGGAGGGTGGGAATTCCA gggaaaatctggagcagctccagggggaACTCAGGATCAGGGATTGtccatggaaaactgggaaggaTCTTCAGGagggtgggaattccagggggaatttgggatcagggattgtCCATGGAAAACTGGGAGAGAGCCTCAGGAGGATGGGAATTCCAGTGAGAACTTGGGATCAGGGATTATCCATAAAAATAAGGGagggtgggaattccaggggaaatCGGGATCAGGGATTGtccagggaaaactgggaaagagcCTCAGGagggtgggaattccaggggaaaacctggagcagctccaggggttatttgggatcagggatcatcctggaaaaatgggagtttctgggagggtgggaattccagggggaaCTCAGGATCAGGGAtcatccagaaaaatccctttccCTCCAATCCCAAGGAATCTTTAG